The DNA region TAGCTTGATCCGTTATAGTGTGCGATTGCGAAATTAGAGCAGTCGCTTTTTTACTAACGGGGCAGGTTAGCGGAAGAAGAAGGAAAACCAACTGCTATAATCGAATAATTAATAGAGTTATAAATAACAATCGTTCTGGGGGATATCTTTATGTTTGTAGTTAATGTAGAGGGTGCAATTTATCGTGATGAAAAATGGCTATTAATACGTCGTAGTGTAAAAGAAGAACACGCAGGGGGTTCGCTTTCTCTAGTTGGTGGAAAGTGTGAAATAGAGGGTGATTCAAAAGATATTTTGGAAAGAACTTTACGAAGGGAAATTCTTGAAGAAGTTGGAATTGAGGTAACAGTCTCTGGTTATGTGAATAGCTCATCATTTGTTACTGCTTCTGGAGTGAATGTGATAGACATAGTTTTTCTATGTAAGCATAAATCAGGAACTCCTTTTGCTAAAAGCATTGATGAAGTTGATGATGTTATTTGGTTGACAACTTCAGAGATTTTATCACGGAAAGATTCACCATATTACTTAAAAGACAATATAAGTCTTGCGGATAATTTATTAAGAAAAACCCAGCAAATATATTAAAAAGTGTTCAATTAACAGTAACGATTGTGAAATACAGTCGTTTTTTTACTAACGGGCAGTTTAGTTGAAGAAGAATTGTTGCAAAAAACAGGAATGAACTATAATGTTGTCGAAATATAAACTGTTAAAGCTGAAGAAATACAAAGGTTTTTTTAATAAAGGAGGTCAATGTTTTTGTACGATTACAAGAGTAACTTTGGGAGAAGTATAGGTGCAAAATAATGTATGCTAAAAAGAAATTTAGACTCTTAATGATTATAAGAAATTGTTTTCTACTTATCATTGCAATTATTCTAATTTGGTTTATTTTTCACCAAGTGATGAACTTGTATGAAAAAAAGCATTATTCTCCAATTGGCAAGAGATTCAATATAGAGGAATATAATATGCACGTTTATATGAAGGGTGAAGGCGAAAATACAATTGTTCTATTGCCTGGACTGGGTACGGCAGCTCCTGCATTAGATTTTCAACCATTGGTAGAAGAGATGTCAAAAGATAATAGGGTTATAGTTGTAGAGCCATTTGGATATGGATGGAGTGATATGACTAATAAAGAACGGACAGTAGAAAATATAGTTGAAGAAATAAGGTTGGCTTTGCAAAAAGCAAACATAGAAGGTCCGTATATATTAATGCCGCATTCTATTTCAGGAATTTATAGTATGTATTATGCTAATAAATACCCTGACGAGGTTAATGCGGTAATCGGAATTGATGCTACTTTACCAAAAGCAACTCAATATTTTAGTGAGGACGTCCCCACTATGCCTAAATTTATGAGATATGTAGCACCGACTGGATTGGCAAGAATAGCATTATATATTGAACCAGATGATTACCTCCCCTTAGCTGAGGATGGAACATATTCCAAAGAGAATTTACAGAATACCAAAGCGATTTCAGCTAGGAAAGCTTATAACAAGAATGTAGTTAATGAAGCAAATGAAATAAAAAATAATATTGATAAAACCAATCATATGTCATTCCCAACGGATATGCCTGTTTTATTTTTTGCTGCAAAAAAAGATAAAGTAAATGCAGAAGGTAAAACAAATGTTACGTTTTATCAAACTCAATTAACGAAATTTCCTACAAGTAAAATAGTCACATTAGAAGGACATCATTATCTTCATTGGACTCATTACAAAGAGATGAGCGATGAAGTAAACGAATTCTTAGTATCTATTAATGCTAATTAAGTTATTTGTTCTTTTCCTTTAAGGGCCATTGATCTGAGGAAGATTAATGCCCTTCCTTTTATGTTGAACTTCTTATGGAAGTAAAGGGGCAGGTTAGCGGAAGAAGGATTTCCTTCATCAACTCTAGAATAGTAATAACAAGGTATTTTAAGTAAAAGATATTAAAGAACAGCAAGGGATGAGAAGAATGACAAAAACAGGACTTATCATTATTCGCATTATTGGCTGGGTTTATAGTATTTTTCTAGGGATAAGTTATGCTTACTTTAAGGATGACCTTTCGTTCATAACTACTGATATGCCCAGTGCATTTATTTTTTTTATGATTGGTTTGTTTTTAATCATTTATGATTTTGGATACAGTAAGAACAACTGACTGCCTTATCGGCATTGATCCAAGGAAGGATTAATGCCTTTTTATGTTGAATTTCTTATGGAAGAAACGGGGCAGGTTAGTTCTAGAAGGAAATTTGAAGGAAGTAAAGAATTGTATAGGAAGGGGTGAAATTAAATGGATAAACTGCTTCAACAGTTACAAAGAGTTGGTGTGCATTATATAAAAAGTGATAGTGTAATCATTTTAGAAATTCTAGAAAATAGACATAATCAAGCTGATGAAATAGATATGCTAATAAACAAGCTATTAGCTCAACTAGAAAGCAGTAAACTGAAAAAAGTAAAGTTGGAGTGTCCTAAAACATTTTTGGATAGTTTAAATTTTACTAGAACTAAAATGAAAATTGTTGGTGAAAGGGTTATATATACGAGAACTCTTTCAACACCGTTAAATGTTTCGATACCAGATTATGAGGTTTGGTCGATTTCTGAGAATAAATCTATCTCTTTTTTATCGGAAGTGATGGATAAAAATTTTATTGATACCGAGAAGTTTTTAATAGGAATGAGGACGGAACTTCCATCGCAAGCAGAGAAAATGTATACAGTTTATTTAATAAATAATGAACCTGTTGGTGTAGTTTTTCCTCATATAGAACCAAATACAGATAGAGAAGGTCGCATTTTTTGGATAGGAATTCATCCTAATTTTCTCGGGACAGGATTGGGTAAGAACTTACATTCAATAGGATTATACAGATTGAAAAATGATTTTAAAGCAAAATCTTATCTAGGGATAACTCAAGTTGATAATATTCCAATGAGAAATATTATGGTTTCAAATGGATGCATTCAAAATAAAAGTACATTAATTTCTTTACAATATTCTATTTAGTTTTCGTTGAGTAATTATGTATGGGGAGGTACTATGGAACAAGTTAAATTTTTTGAAAGTAGTCTTTTTTCGGCAGATGTAGAGAAAACTTTTTTAGTACATAAAAAGATGATTAAAGAATATCTTCCAGAAGCCGATGTTCAGCACGTTGGAAGCACTGCGATACCTAACAGTTTGACCAAAGGTGATTTGGATATACAAGTACGTGTCACATCTGAACACTTCTCAAAGGCAGTACAGATACTTTCATCATTGTATGAAAGTAATAACGGTAGTGTGAAAACGGATTGTTTTAGAGCCTTCAAAAATGATTTGACCAATCCTCCTTTAGGAATTCAATTAACAGTAATCGGCTCTGAATATGATTTCTTTTGGAAATTTCGGGATGTTTTATTACTTAATGAAGTTTATAGAATCCAATATGATGACTTAAAGAGGGAATTTGAAGGAAAAGATATGGATGAGTATAGGAATCATAAAAGTATTTTCTTTAATAAACTAATGAATACTCCCGAATTTAAAAAACTTTAATCAATATTATGATCTCCTGTATTACTATTTCCGTAAGTTCAAAATGATAATAGAGTTTGTTAAATATTGCACTTAAACAAACAGGGGCGTTAGTTAAACAACGGAGACAGCAAAAATGCTGTCTTTTTCTTATGGCACTAGCAACAATCCTTATAAAAAAGCAAAAATAAAAAACGCGGGTGCCATTTGGAGAGCACCCGCAGGGAATTTTATTTTGTTGCCTTGCTTTGGAAAAGGAAGGCTGAGGCAAAAAATTGAAGTGCTTTAAGCAGGATATAACCCAAGAGCCCTCCGATTGTGTTTAGAATTATGTCGTCCACATCAAAGCCGCCTACATGGAAGGTGAGCTGGATGGTTTCTACTATGAGGGAAACGAAAAAGGATAGGACGGTAATTCTGAAGGCTCCTTTCAATCGCTTCGAAAGCAGAGGCAGCAAAAAGCCAAGCGGCATAAAGGCAGCGATATTCCCGAACAGATTCGCAAACCACGCATGAAAGCTGAAATAATCCATATAGACGATGTACATTTTTATTGTATCAAAAGGTGTTAAATTGTAATCCTCGACGCGGACGTCCTGCCGATAGAAGCCAAAAAACAATAAATAGGACAGGAGCAAAAGGTACATGACAAACAAAAGAGTTAGGATGACGGTCGCAATTCTGCTGTTCGCTAGTTGTTGAAGGAGCTTCATAGTCTGCATCCGCCTCCTTATTGTTTTGATTTTGCATTCAAGGCGGCATTGATTCCTGCTAAGCGGCCGGTGACTAGAGCAGAAGTGATATTATATCCTCCCGTGTAACCATGTATATCTAATATCTCGCCGCAGAAAAATAGTCCGCTCATGAATTTGCTCGCCATAGTCTTGGGCTCTACTTCCTTAACTGAAATTCCGCCGCCGGTGACGAACGCCTTGTCAAGGGAGAGTGTCCCATTGACGGCTACAGGGAATTTCTTGATATCCTGACAGAATGAGCGCCATTTATCATGAGAGATGGTAACCCCTTGTGCTGTCGGGTCGATTTGATTCCTTTCTAGCAGGAATAATAAATAGCGTTCAGGAAGGAGTCCTTTCAAGCTATTTTTGACAGCCTTTTTATCATCTGTCTTGATGGTCGCAATGACATGCTGGAACAATTGCTCACCATTCATGTCTGGAAGAGCGTCAATCTGGACGATGACTTCTTTTAGATTCCATTTCTTTTGTGCCTTTACGACAAACTGGCTGCATCTAAGGATGCCTGGTCCGGATAATCCAAAATGGGTAAAAATCATGTCCATGCGATGGGTGATAAGCGCCTTACCTTTCGGATTTAGTACACTGATGGAAACATCGCGCAGGGATAGACCTTGTAACTCCTTCTTTTGAATAAACGGTTCCTGTGAGGTTAATGGTACCTCTGTTGGGAAAAGCTCGGTAATTGTATGGCCGGCTTTTTCTGCCCAGGCGTACCCATCGCCAGTTGAACCTGTATGGGGGACTGATTTGCCGCCGACAGCAATAACAACTGATTCCGTTTCGATTATCTCACCTTGCTTGGTTTGAACGCCTTTCACTTGGCCATCTTCATAGATGACATCGCTGACAGGAGAGTCTGTCCGTACATGTGCACCAAGTTCAAGCAGACGCCCAATCATCGCATCAACGACAGATTGCGCCTTATCATTGACAGGGAACATACGGCCGTGATCCTCTTCCTTCAGTTCCACACCAAGTTCCTTAAAGAAGGAAATAATCCCTTCATTATCAAATTCAGAAAAAGCCCCATATAAAAACTTCCCGTTTCCAGGAATATGGCGGATGATTTCATCAACAGGGAGACGATTCGTTACATTGCAGCGGCCGCCTCCTGAAATGGCCAATTTTCTGCCAAGCTTTGAACCTTTATCAATTAGCAGGGTAGCGGACCCTTTCTCTGCGGCAGCGATAGCAGCCATCAGACCGGAGGGGCCGCCCCCAATGACAATAACATCATATTTCATCTATTCCACTCATTTCTAACATGCTTATAAGCTCTATTATAAGGGAATCTAGCGATAAGGCAAAAGGGAGAGCAAGGAATAGATAAGTATATATTGGTAATCCTGCTAATGAAGCTTGTCAGGAACTTAAGTTATCTCATTGTCAAAAAGAATGGAAAAGAGTAAACTACAGAATAGTGAACATACAAAGAATAATTTCTACTATATAAGTGAAAGTGCGAAAGGGTATGAAGCATGTCATCGAAACTGATTAGAGGAACATTTATTTTGACTATTGGCATGGTTTTTTCGAAGATGCTCGGATTATTCTATGTCATTCCTTTTAATAAAATCGTAGGAACTGAAGGTATTGCTCTATATGGGTTTGCCTATACGCCGTATACGATTTTCATTAGCATTGCAACGGCAGGAGTTCCGATGGCTGTAGCAAAGTTTGTCGCGAAATATAATGCGATGGGTGAATACGCAATCGGCAGAAAGCTTTTTGAATCAGGCCAAAAGGTCATGATGATGACAGGGGTATTTGCCTTTTTGCTCATGTATTTCTCCGCTCCTGGACTAGCTTCCGTCATGGAAACGCAGTCTTATTCCGTTGAAGAGGTCACCACGGTCATCAGGGCTGTGAGCTTTGCCTTGATTCTCGTTCCTTCTCAGTCCTTGTTCCGCGGATTCTTCCAAGGAAATGAATCAATGGGACCAACAGCTGTCTCACAAGTGATTGAGCAAATTGTCCGGATTATCTTTATGCTGGCGGGCGCTTATGTTGTCTTGAATATATTAAATGGAAGCATTGTAACGGCCATGGGTGTCGCAGTATTTTCGGCATTTGTTGGAGCTATTGCAGGTTTGGTTGTGCTGCTTTGGTATTGGAGAAAAAGAAAAGTACATATGGATGCCATGCTTCAGGAAAGCAAGAATGAAGTGGATATCTCTATGGGGGCTATTTACAAGGAGATTGTGCTCTATTCAATTCCCTTTATCTTTGTCGGCTTGGCGATGCCGCTTTTCCAAATGGTTGATACCCTTACCTTTAACAGGGCAATGGTATCGATTGGGCTCGATGAAATTACTGATACGGCTTTTGGTGTGCTGAACGTAACGGCTCAAAAGCTCGTTCTTATTCCAATGACACTAGCTACTGCCTTCTCTCTCTCTATCGTGCCGAGTGTTACGAAATCATTTGTGGAAAAGAAATGGAGCTTATATAATCAGCAGTTAACGGAGACGTTCCAGGTGCTCTTATTCTTGCTTATTCCAGCGGTTATGGGAATGAGTGTGCTCGCTGATAGCGTTTATGGGTCCTTCTATGGTTTTTTTGAACTCGGATCTACTGTCCTCTCGGTTTATGCACCAGTAACGATTCTATTCGCGTTATTTTCTGTGACCGCGGCGATCTTGCAGGGGATCAACCAGCAACGGTTTACTGTGCTTAGTCTCTTGACGGGTATCCTGGTCAAGCTAAGCTTAAATATCCCGCTCATAAAGATGTTTGAGACAAATGGGGCTGTCTATGCGACAGGCTTGGGCTTCTTAGTCGCTATTTTGATTAATTTATATATCATATATTATTTTTCTGGGTATAAGCCGGGACTGGTCATTCGCCGCTCCATGCTTGCCCTCCTTATCGCTTTAGTGATGGCGGTTGTCGTAAAGATGCTCGATATCCTCCTGGCTGGCTGGCTGGGTTCTGGAGGCCAGATGATTGCAATCTTACGTGTAGCTATTACTGTGCCGGTCGGAGTTCTTGTTTATCTCCTTCTCTCATACAAGACAGGTCTTCTTAAGGCGGTGCTTGGCGAGAGGACGGATGATTTGATGCGCAAGTTTCGTTTGAAGAAATAGATCATGGAAATGAGGATGGCCTGCTTTATTAAGCAGGCCATCCTCAATAATAATACCTCATGCCGAGCATGTTTTCGATTCGGTTCACGCGGCGATTTAGGCTGTTAATCTGTTTTTGCAGCTGTTCGATGCGTGCGTTTGTTCCACCTCCCGTTGGCGGGGCAGGAGGGCGAGGAGGCGGTGGTCCAGGCGGGCCGGGAGCATGCTTCTGCTGAGGAGGCGGCGCTTGCTGGCGGCTTTCCTGCTCTACCGACATGGGGTGATAATAGGAAGAATAATACATGGGAACACTCCTTATGTTTAAATTTGTACGATACAGTTTATTCAAGTAAAGAAAAGTGGGTGATTAATAATGAGGATTGATAAATTGCTTGCCAATTCCGGCTTTGGAAGCCGAAAGGATGTCAAAAAATTATTGAAATCAGGAGCAGTGCTTTGTAATGACGCGAAAATCGCAGACCCTAAGGCGCATGTTGACCCGGATTCAGACCAGATTACCGTTTATGGGGAGCCAGTTCAATACAGGGAATTTATATATTTGATGATGAATAAACCGAAGGGCTATATTTCGGCAACGGAGGATGATCGCCTGAAAACGGTGCTCGATTTATTAGAACCAGAGGATGCCCATATGAAGCCGTTCCCAGTCGGTCGGCTCGACCGGGATACGGAGGGGCTGCTGGTCTTAACCAATGATGGCCAGCTGGCCCATGACGTCCTTGCGCCAAAGAAGCATGTGCCCAAAACGTATTATGCAATTATTGATGGAGCAGTGGACGAGGTGGATATCGAACGCTTCAAACAAGGTGTTACTTTAGATGACGGTTATGTGACGAAACCAGGGAAGCTTACGATCATTAAAAGCGGTCAGCAATCGGAAATCGAGCTGATTATTACGGAAGGGAAGTTCCATCAAGTGAAGCGGATGTTTGAGTCAGTTGGGAAGAAGGTTCTCTACTTGAAGCGAATTGCCATGGGGGCGCTCGTGCTTGATGAGAGCCTTGAGCTTGGTGAATATAGGGAAATGACAGAAGAGGAATTAGCGCTATTGCAAACGCGCTCATGAGAAAAAGAAGACCGGAGGCGGTCTTCTTTTTCTCTTAAGGAAAGACTACGAGGTTAATTTAACTTTCTTTTGGGTGGTGGTCCACTTTCCACGACTGGGACTAACAACAAGTTCGTTATAAGCTAACACATTTAAGTCCCTTTGGATAGTGCGCGGCGTAATACCAAATTCATCGACCAGTTCTTGGGTGGTCACGGTACCATTTCGTACAATAAACATGTAGATGGACTTAATTCTTGTAAGCATACGGTTTGTTGAAGGTTTCAAAAAACCACTCCTTATGGATAGTTTCCGATGGCAACATCATACATTCTGCTTCTGTATTACTTGTTTACCATAACCACCTCTTTAAGTTATCACCTTTTCAGTACACCTTATATCTGATGCTTCATCCCTGAAGTCTTTCTAGTACTATAATACCCCTCCCTCTTGTTGAATTCCATAGATTTAACCAAAAAAAGTGAAAATTCATTTAATTATACATATAATGGGCTGGTACCATTTATGCCATTCTTTATAAATAAAGTATCCAAAAATCCGTATTATATTGAATGGCTGGATATAAAAATATATTTTCAGCGTACATGATATAATAACGGTATTGAAGGATAGCGAATGAAAAGAGGTAACGCGGATGCAAATCAATTGGCAAAAAGAAGTTGAACAAAGAAAAGAACAGTTAATTAAAGACACACAAAGATTGCTGCAAATCAAGAGCACCCTTGATGAAGAGACAGCAACTGAGGAAATCCCTTTCGGCAAGGGAATTAAAGAAGCGCTTGATTTCATGCTCGATCTTGGGGAAAAGGACGGCTTCTCTGTGAAGAATGTTGATAATTATGGCGCTCATCTTGAAATGGGCCATGGTGAAGAGCTGCTTGGAATCTTAGGGCATCTTGATGTCGTTCCTGAAGGAGAAGGCTGGACCACGGACCCGTACTCCGCTGATATTCGCGATGGCCGAATCTATGCGCGCGGTGCGATGGATGACAAGGGGCCAACGATGGCGGCCTATTATGCAATGAAGATTGTGAAAGACTTAGGTGTTGATGTCAATAAGCGTGTCCGTCTTATCCTAGGGACCGATGAAGAGAGCGATTGGCGCTGCATGGACCATTATTTCGAGAAGGAAGAGACACCAACGGTCGGATTTGTGCCAGATGCTGATTTCCCGATTATTTATGCGGAGAAGGGGATTGCTGATTTCACCTATGAGTTTAATGGATCTGTCCATGAAGGGGCAGAAGCCACTTTATTAAGCTTTTCCGCAGGACAGCGCTTTAATATGGTTCCTGAATTTGCTGAAGCTGTGGTTACTTCCGACAGCGTGGAAGCTGGTCAATGGGAAGAGCGATACAGCCGATATTGTGAAGATCACGGCCTGAGCGGGACATTCTCGGCAAAGGAAGGAACA from Pradoshia eiseniae includes:
- a CDS encoding DeoR family transcriptional regulator, translating into MKPSTNRMLTRIKSIYMFIVRNGTVTTQELVDEFGITPRTIQRDLNVLAYNELVVSPSRGKWTTTQKKVKLTS
- a CDS encoding GrpB family protein — encoded protein: MEQVKFFESSLFSADVEKTFLVHKKMIKEYLPEADVQHVGSTAIPNSLTKGDLDIQVRVTSEHFSKAVQILSSLYESNNGSVKTDCFRAFKNDLTNPPLGIQLTVIGSEYDFFWKFRDVLLLNEVYRIQYDDLKREFEGKDMDEYRNHKSIFFNKLMNTPEFKKL
- a CDS encoding NUDIX hydrolase produces the protein MFVVNVEGAIYRDEKWLLIRRSVKEEHAGGSLSLVGGKCEIEGDSKDILERTLRREILEEVGIEVTVSGYVNSSSFVTASGVNVIDIVFLCKHKSGTPFAKSIDEVDDVIWLTTSEILSRKDSPYYLKDNISLADNLLRKTQQIY
- the pepV gene encoding dipeptidase PepV, translating into MQINWQKEVEQRKEQLIKDTQRLLQIKSTLDEETATEEIPFGKGIKEALDFMLDLGEKDGFSVKNVDNYGAHLEMGHGEELLGILGHLDVVPEGEGWTTDPYSADIRDGRIYARGAMDDKGPTMAAYYAMKIVKDLGVDVNKRVRLILGTDEESDWRCMDHYFEKEETPTVGFVPDADFPIIYAEKGIADFTYEFNGSVHEGAEATLLSFSAGQRFNMVPEFAEAVVTSDSVEAGQWEERYSRYCEDHGLSGTFSAKEGTVTFTMDGISVHGMEPDLGVNAGLRLAEFLVTLPFIGDDERFLSFISQFCKESRGRELGVAYSDDITKDLTINYGILSYEHGGKGKIAFNMRYPVTFDFANGWSVLEKVASDHGFSIQMKTHLGPHHVDADSDLVKTLQKIYEEHTGQEAELLAIGGGTYARAIKNAVAFGPLFPGREDVAHQKDEYIIIEDMLKATAMYAQAIYDLTR
- a CDS encoding alpha/beta fold hydrolase, yielding MYAKKKFRLLMIIRNCFLLIIAIILIWFIFHQVMNLYEKKHYSPIGKRFNIEEYNMHVYMKGEGENTIVLLPGLGTAAPALDFQPLVEEMSKDNRVIVVEPFGYGWSDMTNKERTVENIVEEIRLALQKANIEGPYILMPHSISGIYSMYYANKYPDEVNAVIGIDATLPKATQYFSEDVPTMPKFMRYVAPTGLARIALYIEPDDYLPLAEDGTYSKENLQNTKAISARKAYNKNVVNEANEIKNNIDKTNHMSFPTDMPVLFFAAKKDKVNAEGKTNVTFYQTQLTKFPTSKIVTLEGHHYLHWTHYKEMSDEVNEFLVSINAN
- a CDS encoding pseudouridine synthase; translation: MRIDKLLANSGFGSRKDVKKLLKSGAVLCNDAKIADPKAHVDPDSDQITVYGEPVQYREFIYLMMNKPKGYISATEDDRLKTVLDLLEPEDAHMKPFPVGRLDRDTEGLLVLTNDGQLAHDVLAPKKHVPKTYYAIIDGAVDEVDIERFKQGVTLDDGYVTKPGKLTIIKSGQQSEIELIITEGKFHQVKRMFESVGKKVLYLKRIAMGALVLDESLELGEYREMTEEELALLQTRS
- a CDS encoding GNAT family N-acetyltransferase codes for the protein MDKLLQQLQRVGVHYIKSDSVIILEILENRHNQADEIDMLINKLLAQLESSKLKKVKLECPKTFLDSLNFTRTKMKIVGERVIYTRTLSTPLNVSIPDYEVWSISENKSISFLSEVMDKNFIDTEKFLIGMRTELPSQAEKMYTVYLINNEPVGVVFPHIEPNTDREGRIFWIGIHPNFLGTGLGKNLHSIGLYRLKNDFKAKSYLGITQVDNIPMRNIMVSNGCIQNKSTLISLQYSI
- a CDS encoding BaiN/RdsA family NAD(P)/FAD-dependent oxidoreductase; this encodes MKYDVIVIGGGPSGLMAAIAAAEKGSATLLIDKGSKLGRKLAISGGGRCNVTNRLPVDEIIRHIPGNGKFLYGAFSEFDNEGIISFFKELGVELKEEDHGRMFPVNDKAQSVVDAMIGRLLELGAHVRTDSPVSDVIYEDGQVKGVQTKQGEIIETESVVIAVGGKSVPHTGSTGDGYAWAEKAGHTITELFPTEVPLTSQEPFIQKKELQGLSLRDVSISVLNPKGKALITHRMDMIFTHFGLSGPGILRCSQFVVKAQKKWNLKEVIVQIDALPDMNGEQLFQHVIATIKTDDKKAVKNSLKGLLPERYLLFLLERNQIDPTAQGVTISHDKWRSFCQDIKKFPVAVNGTLSLDKAFVTGGGISVKEVEPKTMASKFMSGLFFCGEILDIHGYTGGYNITSALVTGRLAGINAALNAKSKQ
- a CDS encoding VanZ family protein, whose product is MQTMKLLQQLANSRIATVILTLLFVMYLLLLSYLLFFGFYRQDVRVEDYNLTPFDTIKMYIVYMDYFSFHAWFANLFGNIAAFMPLGFLLPLLSKRLKGAFRITVLSFFVSLIVETIQLTFHVGGFDVDDIILNTIGGLLGYILLKALQFFASAFLFQSKATK
- a CDS encoding putative polysaccharide biosynthesis protein, which codes for MSSKLIRGTFILTIGMVFSKMLGLFYVIPFNKIVGTEGIALYGFAYTPYTIFISIATAGVPMAVAKFVAKYNAMGEYAIGRKLFESGQKVMMMTGVFAFLLMYFSAPGLASVMETQSYSVEEVTTVIRAVSFALILVPSQSLFRGFFQGNESMGPTAVSQVIEQIVRIIFMLAGAYVVLNILNGSIVTAMGVAVFSAFVGAIAGLVVLLWYWRKRKVHMDAMLQESKNEVDISMGAIYKEIVLYSIPFIFVGLAMPLFQMVDTLTFNRAMVSIGLDEITDTAFGVLNVTAQKLVLIPMTLATAFSLSIVPSVTKSFVEKKWSLYNQQLTETFQVLLFLLIPAVMGMSVLADSVYGSFYGFFELGSTVLSVYAPVTILFALFSVTAAILQGINQQRFTVLSLLTGILVKLSLNIPLIKMFETNGAVYATGLGFLVAILINLYIIYYFSGYKPGLVIRRSMLALLIALVMAVVVKMLDILLAGWLGSGGQMIAILRVAITVPVGVLVYLLLSYKTGLLKAVLGERTDDLMRKFRLKK